Proteins from one Rutidosis leptorrhynchoides isolate AG116_Rl617_1_P2 unplaced genomic scaffold, CSIRO_AGI_Rlap_v1 contig222, whole genome shotgun sequence genomic window:
- the LOC139882053 gene encoding uncharacterized protein: MGKVGRKRAENYRLTAFRDFLGKCSLMDLESKGCAFTWTNNRTGDQFVKERLDKGLCNLDWRITYPNAESIALPAIGFDHSPIVISLHSRKDKKMRVFRYEAFWAEDEESMLLVKKKVWAEGESQGLNIVQKL; the protein is encoded by the coding sequence ATGGGAAAAGTGGGCAGAAAACGAGCGGAAAACTACCGGTTAACGGCTTTCAGGGACTTTCTCGGCAAGTGCTCCTTAATGGATTTGGAATCCAAGGGCTGTGCTTTTACCTGGACAAATAACCGAACAGGAGATCAATTCGTCAAAGAGAGACTAGATAAGGGTTTATGTAATCTAGATTGGCGAATAACTTATCCTAATGCTGAAAGCATAGCACTACCAGCTATAGGGTTCGATCACAGCCCTATTGTAATATCTTTACACTCGCGAAAAGACAAGAAAAtgagggtttttcggtatgaagcATTCTGGGCAGAAGATGAGGAAAGTATGCTATTAGTAAAAAAAAAGGTATGGGCTGAAGGGGAATCTCAAGGGCTGAATATAGTACAAAAGCTGTAG
- the LOC139882054 gene encoding uncharacterized protein, producing MWAVGNGHTISIKEDKWLKSGIIGGPVIRNEPEKVGALIEQRDVKWNEEMLRSLFDGHRVKEILATPIGLPSTTDKMVWLSNKSGPYSVKSEYIYNRNQTANPITTTTSFSHQTKPDLWKFIWKSNNLPRVKQFLWNACQIAIPIVENLHRRRIVPDPLCLICKKEAETIEHALLLCPWTVKLWQASPLHI from the coding sequence ATGTGGGCCGTTGGCAATGGACATACTATATCGATTAAGGAAGATAAATGGTTAAAAAGTGGAATTATTGGTGGGCCAGTGATAAGAAATGAGCCAGAGAAAGTGGGGGCTTTAATAGAACAAAGGGATGTGAAATGGAATGAGGAAATGTTACGGTCATTGTTCGATGGCCACAGAGTTAAGGAAATCCTTGCTACCCCCATAGGGTTACCTTCTACAACAGATAAAATGGTATGGTTGAGCAACAAATCAGGGCCCTATTCGGTGAAAAGCGAATATATATACAACAGAAATCAAACAGCTAACCCAATAACCACAACAACATCTTTCTCGCATCAAACAAAGCCAGACCTTTGGAAATTCATCTGGAAATCTAACAATCTACCGAGAGTTAAACAGTTTCTCTGGAATGCTTGCCAGATTGCAATACCTATAGTGGAAAACTTGCATAGGAGGAGAATTGTACCTGATCCACTATGCCTAATCTGTAAAAAAGAAGCTGAAACCATTGAACATGCTCTATTGCTCTGTCCTTGGACTGTCAAGTTATGGCAAGCGAGTCCCCTGCACATCTAG